The following is a genomic window from Elaeis guineensis isolate ETL-2024a chromosome 10, EG11, whole genome shotgun sequence.
GGTCCTCAAATCTCTACTGATAGCCAGATGGAGACTCTGACATCTGAGGTGGCGGTGGTGTTGTTTGAGGTTGTGGCTGTCCTTGTGGAGGCGGCCTGGGTCTAGCATACTCAGCAAAAATAACCCAACCATCCAGAAACTGCCCAGAAAATGGTGGTGTTAAAAGAGTAAAATATGGAGGAAATACATATGCATAAGTTAAGCAGTCTGAAGGCTATCTGAATCACAATCTATAAGAAACCAACGGGAAAGTCTTGATAAATTTTGAATAGCATAAATCAAGTCGCACAGTTCAAGGGCATGTTTGGATGCACTCTTTCCCCATGTCTTTTCATAGCAGCGCATACTAAAGAAATCCTGAACCATATGAGTTCAATGTAGATAGTTGTTTGGATAGGATTTTAAAGATTTAAATACCATGAAAAAGAAGAGATTCTATGGGAAAAATGTAAATCTATCATTTCTAAGATATTCTTTCCCATGTTTTGAGAGTGATGGGCACCTTGAAGAGTGGAACAATTCCAGCATCCGCTTTGATTACTTTTTTGGAAAAGCCCCTATACATCTGTTTCTTAAAACAATTCCCTCACGTCTCCCATTATTCCCGTCCTCTTTCAACTGCCCCTGTTGAGGGGTTCGAATTGATAATCTGGATAGATGGGAGATCAACCATGAGTTGTTCCATTCACTATGAGATCAAAATTTTACCATATCATCTAGTGAAAGAACAAAAGTAACAGCTATGCTCACACTGGCAGTTATAACAAGGCAGGCATAGAACTAGCGGAGTAAGGACCCTAAACCATGAACAGGGCTGCAATAACATAGAAATCTCACACAAAAGGCTGAGGTAGCCCCACCACAAAATATCCTTTCATGATTAAAAGACTCCTACTTTCACCTTCAGCGAGAACTCTTCAAGAAGCAACAATTTGCAGCAGATAAGAAGAGGTGCTTTGGTGGAGAAGAGGTTCTAAAGAATTACTGAACCCTCTGGGCCACAGTGCTATAAGGTACATAGTTCTTTAAGTTCAACTGGATCTTCATGGAAAGACATAGATATTTGGTTATCCTTATAGTTGCAATCTGATATATATGCATTACATAGTTGCCTGCAGCTGTCCTTGTTCAGAAAAATATGAGTTTGTCAATATTCAGAATTCCACCTCTTTGTTCATAGAGATCCATTGCATTGAGCTTCTTACTCTATCAAATATTCACCGAGGCATTGTTATGAAACATTTGACATTCAAGTTTGAAAGAAGTATTGGTGCCCTCTGATATAATTCATATGGGTATTCAGAGTGTTGGACAATATTTAGATAAAACTAAGTGGAAAGTGCCATACAACACAGACAACAATCAGACTATAGTCTACCACTAACCAGCAGTTTGGTTTGGTTTTGAAACATTTCTCATGATTTAAGAAGTGGATTATTTTATGTTACCATAATCTCTGCTGGTTTTTTGTGTTCAATTTATTAGTTAGTATCTAAAGCAAGAATTTTTTGCGAGACACAAtgcaaaagatctagttaggacTTGTTAAATCCAAGTCAAGCTAGCTTGAAGTATTATTTTCAGTTAGTTTTGACTACAGTAGATAATTCTTGCATATTTTTCCACAACCAGCCAGACACAATACCAAATGGAAACACCGTTGGTCATTATCATGGTATATCCAACACCAAATCACCCAGCTCCtgcaattttttgaacctttggtAAATTTTTCCAATATATCCAAACAAGCCCTCAATGTTTAAGCCTTTAGTAAATTTTTTAAACACTTGGTTATCAGGGTCCACAAATTGAATTTTCCCTAGTCTAGAATGATCAAATTGCCATTAATGCGAATCATTTATGCAGTGAAGATCGCTAAAAATGCGGtgctaaaaaaaataaactatctTCACTGTGTATAATGCAAATGCCTCAAAGAGAGGCTATGAGGCTTACCTCTACGACACACTCCCTTCTTTAATTAATACACTTACTCTAAGCAAGTCCAGTGGGTGTGCCATTCTAGTGTAAACATGATTCAAAATAATAAACTATGACCAACAACCTATGACCAACTTACCTTGCCATCCATGCCTTTTATGCCTTCTGCTGCTTCTTCTACTGTTGCGTAGCTTACAAAACCAAAACCTTTAGAATATCCTGATACACGATCAGTCACAACCCTTGCtgtaatatgcacataaattacAGTTAGCATCTTGTGGATGGGGTCTCTTATACAAGGCCATAAGAAGAAACAGATACCTTGGAATACTTGACCAAATTTTGAAAATGCTTCCCTGAGTCCCTCTGATGTAGTACGCTTGCTAAGCCCTGTAAATCATTCGTTTTTGTTAGAATTAGGGAAGTAATAAGGATAGCTAATAAAATCTCATTGCAATGACATATACAGATAATAATCGACTTAATAAAGGAAGACGAAGAGGGAGGCGGGGCTGATAGACACCCACAGGGTACCTAAGAGAGAATTCTCATAGCTAATAGAGTGTTATTATCAGCATGCTTGGCTGCCTAAAAACCTAGGCAGATGCTTTTGTATGCGTCGTTACCTAACCACGCAACTTTCTGTACACATTTATTTAGACTAAGCATTTGAAGGATGAAGTGCACATAACTGAATTTATGAATGGATATGATCTGTCCAACCAAAAGGAGTGGTTGCTACACATGATTTTtccatcattttatttttatcaggGTGATGTGGCACATGATTCTATGAATGACTATGATCCAAATCAAATACACATGATATTTAAATTTAGACCGAATGTAAAGATTTGGTGCAGCAAATGGTCAGATAAGATAATGCTTCAATTTGATACTTGATCATAAGAAACAAGGGATTGAAGGAAAAATGAAAAATGACTGCAAATATTATCATCCATTTGAAACTATTAAATTGCCAAGGAAAAAAAATAGACCTAATGGTAAAAATGGAATATAAGAAAAAAGCACAACTTCCCATGCCCGCAGAGTCGAAGAAATACTTGAACATATGCAGGAAAAACTTCTAAATAGTTGCACAAATAGGTGATATCTATGAAACAATACTATATAGAAGGGCTACGGCTTGTCAATTGCATACGTCTCAATCTACAGCCGAAAAGAGCAGCCCACTACATAAGGCTCCTGCTATTACAGGGTCTGGGGGGGCAGATGTATGTAGGCCTGTGTGTGGAGAGGTTGTTTCTATGTTTTGGACCCACGACACTCAAGTAACAAATTCTCAAACTATACAGCTATGCACATATAAACTATATCAAACCATACTagtcaatttttaataaatttattcagtTATGCAAGTCAATATAATATGTTGGTCAATGGagacatataaaaaattaatagcactTGAGAAATTGACTTATAGCGATGAGAAAGAAAAAAGCAACTTTGGTGCTCCAGTGATGCAAAACAAAATGCAAGTTTTATGTTTAAACTTCCATGAAGTACTCAAGTACGAGTTATATGGCTGGAGATCCTCTAAGTCCATTTGTTAATGCGTTCCTCAAAGAGCTTTCAGGTTCCCATTTTGTGTCCTTCATTATATCCAAGAACTCACAAGGATCGTAATTCCACATAACATTGATATCTTTTTATCCTTTAACATGTTAAATGCTCTTTAAATTTGGAGTGTCTTCCACGTATACTAATGTTCTGATAAAACATCAAGCACCTCATCCACATGGTTCCGCTCTCAGTTCCCTAAAAGGCTCATTTGACCATATATGGGCCAGCATCAGCATGATGTTGAATGCATCATTATTTTACAAGAATTCTTTTTGGATCCAAAAtctactatttcaaatggataatTTCTTAATGACAAATCAGAAGAAATGAAtagtcaccttttttttttttttggttatgtaTGTTGCATAGAAATACTTATGcattttctttctttagccttTCCCAGTGTTTCTAGCGCCCTTGTTTCTAAAGATAGTGACAAGTAACGCTACTTTCACTCTGTCTTTATCCTCAACCAATGCTCACTTTTTGCATCCCTTCCATCCCACCAAAACAACTCACCCCAACAAGGCCTCCCTTTTCTTCATAGACTGGGTCATAATCCTTACATCCTCCAACTCAGATATACATAATGCAGTGCCTTAGCATTAAGGCCAAAAATAAATTTGTAACTAGCTAAGGAGAAAAGTCATATCTGGGTAATCTGAAAGTTCCCCTTATAGCAAGAAATAACACAGAAAAAGAGGCAATTGGAAAGGCAAGCAAGAAAGTAAGCAGTTTTAATATAGGGGAGAACAAGGAAAAAAGAGACAACAATTGAGGGACCGAGCTTCCACAGTGGAGCTAACTCATTCCAAATAACTCATAAATCATTTCATCACTCGGCATGGACCACATGTAAAAGCACTTAAACAACTATAAAACAATCCTTTCTAATCACAAAAAGGATTCCCAAGACACTTATAACGAATCTAGAGCTCTAACGAATTTGACTCAAAACAAGACTCCTAGTCAACCTAGAGCTCTTCTACCTTACTCATTATCCTAACAAAAAGTAACCAAAAATGCTCTGAAAATTGTCCAATATTTTCTAATTAAAACAGGACTCCCAAGTTACTCTTAGTGAATCTAGAGCTCTAAATAATTTGACTCGGAATAGGAGTCCAGGTCAACCTAGTCTCCTCTATCCTAAGACAATATCACTTCCAGCGAAAAGTAAACCATGCGCTTTAGAAAAATTGTAGAACCTGTATGTTCTGGGGTTCTaataaaaagatatcaaaatcatTCTACACTCATGAGAAAAAAAGGACTTAGAAACACCACTAACTCAGCCTAAAGTAGGACATTTAAACAATAGTCCTACTCATATTAGGACTCAAAACCcactagattaaaaaaaaaaaaaatcctcaacaATTAAGTAGAACAATTGCTAAAAAATATAAACAGAAGCCGACAAACTGTATTCTGAACAAAAGTTTGTGGTATCTGAGATTCAAAAATTCTAATCACATCAATATGCTTTAGCACACAACATAGATGGAAGATGTAGCAACAAAACAAGCACCTAGCATCATTCTCTATCTTCATATTAATACTGGTaagcttaccaaaaaaaaatccaaaaatattgaagcaATTGAAGATATTTATGTATTTATCTAAATCTCATACCTTACATAGTTTATAACAAGCTCTTGCAAATTTCAAGTAAAGCTTGAATGCTTCACCATTGAATTCTCTATAAAGATCTATGGAAATTCATACATAAAACATAGTTGAATATCTGAAAGTTTCAAAGTCAAAGTCCATCAATTCCTTGCTGTAAACAGAAATGGCATTTCTTACCCACGTGTTCTTCCATGAaacttatattaaattaaatcccAAAACTTAATTACAAGTGAACAATTTTTTTCTTCACATCATACTTTTGCACCTCAAATTTGGTACTCTACATCTATATCAGTTATCTCAGATGATCAAGCATAGCACAAAGACAGGCTTATTACTACTTGGTTATGCAAAGGCACTGAAATAACCTCAAAAAACTACCATGTGGCTGTGTTCTACTTTCATGAAGTCATGCAAATAAAGATAAATGTAGAAAAATATAACGGGTAGAGAGAATGATACATGAAATCTTTACATGGTTTACCTACTCTTGGGCTAGATCTTAAATCAAATGTTAGAAAGGTTCCACCAAAAGCTTGACAAACGAACTTGAAAGATAACACAAGTCCAATACAACAAAGAAACCCGCTGTTACCATTCATCGAAAAATGATATCCTTAATTTCCTTTTACTTCTCCAGGGAACACCATATGCATGCAGGTTTTCTTGTAAACTATTCAATTACATCTTCTTCGCGCTAATAGTTTGTGCTACTACCTCACAGAAAAAGCAGGATGGCCCTGTCCCATGGTAGTTAAAACCTTGCCTTTTACCATGATCATACAAACAGCTACTCAACCTTATACGGGCATCTAACATGACGATCATTATCAGATAATTTTATATTGTATTGACCTATATGCTAATGTATACATCTGTTAAGCATTCAACTATTAAACAACTAATTCTTTTTTTATCAGATCTATCTACTTCTCCCGACTGTCAGTCTAACACCCTCTCTCCAACCCTTATCCACACTAAAGTCTGCCAGTCGCACAGTGATATTTCACCATACAAAAAATCTATACATCAAATGTTAAATAGTCCAACTTCAAGGAtcccttatagtgaaaaaattGCAACCTGCACCTCCGCCGCCCCCACCGCTCCGCCGCCCCTCCCCCCCGGCCCCcacaaggaaagaaagaagaaaatcttgTTTCTTCTGATTTCTTCATCGATCAatacaaaggaaaaagaaaattttcctcGGGAGATCTAAACCCCAAGGAGAGTTTTTGCAAAATAAAAACactaattttctattaatagggGTTCCACGATAAAGTTGCACCTTTCCCGGTCTAATGTCCAAGCCGAACATCAAGCATATAAAAGCCCTAGAAATCAAAAACAAGATCCTCACGAGATGATCAAATGGAGTGCGAGAGTGCGCGAACGTGCTGGGACTCACCTGAGATGAAGAGGTTGGGCGACGGCTCGGCCGCCGGAGCCGCAGCGGCGGGAGGCGGAGGAGAGAAGGCAGAAATGGAGAAAAGACGCCGAAAGCCCGCCCTCACCGCCGCCATCACTCTCGCCCTTCGCCTCTGTCTTTCTCCCTCTCTCGGGGCACGGAATTGTTGCAGGAGAGCTTCCCCACTCCCTCTTTACACGAAGCCAACAGGGTTTCGTGGGGATTTTTCTCCCTCCCCAAGATGAACTTACTAAACTACCCCTGTCTGAGGGTTTTGCTCTGTGGTTTGACGTGTGGAATGACGAAAATGCCCCTACTTTCCGGATGGGTACCAGTAGATGGATGGATGCGGATTCAATCCGAATTAGACACGGAATGCACCCTTCGGCTTAGATATTAGCCAAATATTTTCTTAATTGAAGTTCGAGTCATCATCTTTGCTCCAAAATTATGATGATCTATTTGTGAGCTCTTGCTGCTATTTTTCGTGAGCTATATAGCTTGTAACTATTTTTTACTCAAGCAAAGAAttagaatctatttattttttaatgatcaaTATTGGAATAATTCAATCAATCTCTGATTCCGATTCTAGATCGGTTATATAAACACAGTATATCGATTCATAATCAGTGGATCGACTGATAGTCGACTATTTTCAGCCATCAATGAACAATCACGATAATTCAGTTAATATCCGACCGATGACCATcggtatatcagagttaccgatcgatgctcattcgAATCTCCATGACtactgacatatagtcggcttatctttcCACGATTACATAATACTGGAATGTGTAAAATCCACATGTCTAACCGTTATAAATGGTTATCAACTACGTGTTACGATCATTAGTGGACATAAACAGCcaattaactccatgattatggtccgataattgaaataattatcctttagtgccataaaaagtgagactacgtgctcgacggttacatctgaatcacctataaaagaaagataaattaACAGCATTGGTAAGATAATTTTGGACTGAGACTCtgctattcaaaatttttatctattattCACCACTCTTCGCTGACTTAAGTATCGAAAGATTTTCATCGGACATAATTTCGATcagtatgaattttttttatagatattttttttcgaTAATGGATGCAATAAGAGATTGACCGCAACAATCGATAATATATCTTGCCCATgatcaaagaaaaaagagatgaaactaGTTGAGATACCTAAACAAAAGGCTGGTTCAATGTCCTTCGCACAACCTATGGTGCTCCTCTTCATGTTAgctttttatccttttttttctccaactcttgcaACATGATAAGTCACAAATTTCAACTTTGTAAACCTCGTACCATGTTAGGAATAACCAAGCATGAGGGTATAATCATCTATATACAATATATTTGAGGAGAGAATCACAAAATCACCTGATCCATACCAACATACATATTTTTACtttgatttttcaataaaaaatataagttATCGCAAAAGGTAATACTTTCATATGCATTGCATGTGCCACTCATTAGCTAACCGTATGTAGGTTACATGGATTCCACCACATTAATTGAACGAGTATTTTAGAATAGCATCCATAAGATTCCACCACATTGAATTCGTGTCTATCTGATTTAACTTAATTATAGCACATTTTTTAGAATCAAGCAAGCATTAAAGAATAACATCCATCTTCACCTAGAAAAGAAAGAACAACACCTGAGATTCTTTcatattagattgatatctatccAATTTAATTGCACATAATTATTACCATAATTTGAatattgcaagcaactcattttcTTTCCATTGCACCATAAGGAAACTACAGATGCATGAACATATATCCATCTCGAATATTCCCATTCAATTCATCGCAAAAGAAATGCCTATAAAAGCTTCAAAGGGTTTTGAAGGACAATCCAAGAACCATAAGCCACAACATCTGATATGGTTTTAGAGGCCAAATGACCCCATTGCTGTCTATATTGGTGCACTCACATGATTGGAGCCCACAAAagatgatccaatcaaatcctcaATGCAATGCTCTTCATACTCTATCTCGTCCAATAACATCTGTTGTGGCTTGTTTTTGATTGATGCCAAAAAATTGAGCAGCATAGCGCTGGAGCAACTTGCAAAAAATTCGAATCGGAGGATTGTGCTCCGACGAGgaccttccgatgctcaagtcagaacacGCAAACAGAAAAGTAGAGTTTTGGCTTTCTGAGATGGATTACTTACCTGAATCCCTAGggtttgagtatttatagaggagacgGCTATGTAACCATGTTTAGTAGACAGACTGGCTAAATCTGGTGCGGTTATTTGGTTGTAATTCTCAGGATCAGACGATTACACCTGAAAGATTCTCAAAATCAGACGGTTACACCCATATAGCATTGACAGCTATGGTCAGATAGTATTGACAGCTATGGCCAGTTGGTGCCTCTCTTTTGGATCTGTGTCCGATCAATCTACTTCCAAAGAAAGATCAGAGAGTATAGCGTGCCAACTAGGAGTTGGGACTGATAGCTTTCTGACCAAAGATCAGACCAAACCTTTTCCGTCCAAGAATTAGGATCAAGAATATTCTGacgaaaattagataaaatagcCTCCAACCAAAGGTCGGCATAGAAATTTGCTGACCAGAGGTCGGGCAAACCACAACAATTAGGTCGCTTGAAAGGCACTGATATAGATTCGATGGGTCATAATGGGTTTGAATCTTCATACATTATCGGTCcattctaaattactcctgacaAGTACCTTCCTACTCCCTAGTTCGAGCTTTGGTTGGACTATGAAAGTATTTATCTTGGCATTCTGAATGATCGGAGAGGTGAAGAGCTCTTTTTTAAATCAAATACCTGCATATGATTTTTTAGACGAAAAAGTTATCGAACTAATGATGAAGTTTTTGAAATCTGCACAGACGCCACTCTTGCTGAGACATATTAAATGTGAAGACCATCGGCCAACATGAGCTAATGAAGGCTTGACGCGTGGTTTGTTTCAAGAATTCATACTGATTTGGTATCCTTCGAGAGACGTACATCCTTCTATTTAAAGGGGCggcttcttttgttttatttcttcttctattgattttgataaaatcttcTCCCTTTGCCATCTTTCTTGCTCCTCCTATAGacagattttcttctttcttcatcgTGTGAAAAGCCCTCAAAAGATAGTTACTTCCTTTTGATTTCTTACTCGAAGGTAAGTCCCTCttatcttcttgattttttcttcctttcacttTCCCTTAGGTTTATGCTTCCAAAGTGGGTTCTGAAAATTCTAGGAGTGAGAGCCCTATGCGAAAGAAAGTGAATGGTCTGAAAAGTTCTAGGTCTAAAATCAATTCTTCGATCGGACCTGGAAAGATCCAAACCGAGCTGACCTTGGGTGACTTGGAGTTGCTCCGAACCCAATACTACATTCCAGATGAATTCTGTCTTGAACTTTCTGATTTCAATGTTCGAGTCCACGATCTACCTCGAGGTTGATTAGCGATGTATAAGAGAAATCTTCAGACAGgtcttagattttttattttttcttcatctttgagCTTTTTAGGTTCTATGGGATTACTTTTTGTGCTGTATTCTCAAACTCCTTTAGATACATCATAGGATTTC
Proteins encoded in this region:
- the LOC105052666 gene encoding organelle RRM domain-containing protein 2, mitochondrial isoform X2, with protein sequence MAAVRAGFRRLFSISAFSPPPPAAAAPAAEPSPNLFISGLSKRTTSEGLREAFSKFGQVFQARVVTDRVSGYSKGFGFVSYATVEEAAEGIKGMDGKFLDGWVIFAEYARPRPPPQGQPQPQTTPPPPQMSESPSGYQ
- the LOC105052666 gene encoding organelle RRM domain-containing protein 2, mitochondrial isoform X1, with amino-acid sequence MAAVRAGFRRLFSISAFSPPPPAAAAPAAEPSPNLFISGLSKRTTSEGLREAFSKFGQVFQGICFFLWPCIRDPIHKMLTVIYVHITARVVTDRVSGYSKGFGFVSYATVEEAAEGIKGMDGKFLDGWVIFAEYARPRPPPQGQPQPQTTPPPPQMSESPSGYQ